In Hamadaea flava, a genomic segment contains:
- a CDS encoding glycosyltransferase, with the protein MSGSVLIWRSSMLPASETFVRAQGLALTAWQPTFGGAVKVESPVAADSDLIVFPETSVGRRALLALKLTGRSALLRATLRRLSPDLVHAHFAGDGWMISADAAESRIPLIVTVHGYDVTRLPRESGPRGVRYRHHLRTVFARASLILAVSSYIRDKTIELGADPAKVRVHHTGVALDPAPPAALAEKRWDLLFVGRFVEKKGVDDLLTAAAQVPGKPRMLLIGGGPLEEPMRQRAAELGLDATFLGPQDPSVVRRSMAESRIFVSPSKTAADGDSEGLPTTILEAASHGLPTVSTMHSGIPEAVRHDETGLLGPEGDPGALAADLRRLLADPALCDAMGERARAYVAEHFDLARQTAELEKIYDSVARPR; encoded by the coding sequence GTGAGCGGTTCGGTCCTCATCTGGCGCAGCAGCATGCTGCCCGCCTCGGAAACGTTCGTCCGCGCGCAGGGCCTTGCCCTGACCGCATGGCAACCGACCTTCGGCGGCGCGGTGAAGGTCGAGTCACCGGTCGCGGCCGACTCCGACCTGATCGTGTTCCCGGAGACGTCGGTCGGCCGCCGGGCCTTGCTGGCGCTCAAACTCACCGGACGCTCGGCCCTGCTGCGGGCCACGCTGCGGCGGCTGAGCCCCGATCTCGTGCACGCGCACTTCGCCGGGGACGGTTGGATGATCAGCGCCGACGCGGCCGAGTCGAGGATCCCGCTGATCGTCACGGTGCACGGCTACGACGTGACCCGGTTGCCCCGCGAGTCCGGCCCGCGCGGCGTTCGCTACCGCCACCATCTGCGTACGGTGTTCGCCCGCGCGTCGCTGATCCTCGCCGTCTCCAGCTACATCCGCGACAAGACCATCGAGCTGGGGGCCGATCCGGCGAAGGTACGCGTACACCACACCGGAGTCGCACTCGACCCGGCACCGCCCGCCGCTCTCGCCGAGAAACGATGGGACCTGTTGTTCGTCGGCCGGTTCGTCGAGAAGAAGGGCGTCGACGACCTGCTCACCGCCGCCGCGCAGGTGCCGGGGAAGCCGCGGATGCTGCTGATCGGCGGCGGCCCCCTCGAAGAGCCGATGCGGCAGCGCGCCGCCGAACTAGGGCTCGACGCGACCTTCCTCGGCCCGCAGGACCCTTCCGTCGTCCGCCGCAGCATGGCCGAGTCGCGGATCTTCGTGTCGCCGTCGAAGACCGCCGCCGACGGCGACAGCGAGGGCCTGCCCACGACGATCCTGGAAGCCGCCTCGCACGGGCTGCCCACCGTGTCCACCATGCACAGTGGCATTCCCGAGGCCGTGCGGCACGACGAGACCGGCCTGCTCGGCCCGGAAGGCGACCCGGGCGCGCTGGCGGCCGACCTGCGGCGGCTGCTCGCCGACCCCGCGCTGTGCGACGCGATGGGCGAGCGGGCGCGGGCGTACGTCGCCGAGCACTTCGACCTCGCCCGGCAGACCGCCGAACTGGAGAAGATCTACGACTCGGTCGCCCGGCCCCGCTGA
- a CDS encoding class I SAM-dependent methyltransferase: MVGIVTTNEDTYGGPAAALYDEFFPIDSRALNTAAFLSGQARATGAAEPIALDLGIGTGRVALPLSERGVKVFGVDLEPAMLDVLRTKPGADRLHATLGDMTDADLLASASEGVPYDLVYCVFGTLTALPDANAQRRCLAAAASVLAPAGRLVLEMPVPDLSSFDKQGRRVRHLGRRGDGTVLETGRLNLVTQTIEFEVSTLSPTTGVTMHSVHSRYVWPHELELMAELAGLQSLEQYGGYGGESFTRDSQVVVTVHIRQH, encoded by the coding sequence ATGGTCGGCATCGTGACCACCAATGAGGACACCTACGGCGGTCCCGCGGCCGCGCTCTACGACGAGTTCTTTCCCATCGACAGCCGGGCGTTGAACACCGCCGCCTTCCTATCCGGCCAGGCCAGGGCTACCGGTGCGGCCGAGCCGATCGCGCTGGACCTGGGCATCGGAACCGGGCGGGTGGCCCTTCCGCTGTCCGAACGCGGCGTCAAGGTCTTCGGGGTAGACCTGGAGCCGGCGATGCTGGACGTTCTGCGTACCAAGCCAGGTGCGGACCGACTCCACGCGACACTCGGCGACATGACTGACGCCGATCTGCTCGCGTCGGCATCCGAGGGGGTGCCATACGACCTGGTGTACTGCGTGTTCGGCACGCTGACCGCGCTGCCCGACGCCAACGCGCAGCGACGCTGCCTGGCCGCGGCAGCCTCGGTGCTTGCACCGGCGGGACGCCTTGTCCTCGAAATGCCGGTGCCGGATTTGAGCTCGTTCGACAAGCAGGGGCGTCGCGTACGCCATTTAGGCCGGCGGGGCGACGGCACTGTCCTCGAGACCGGAAGGTTGAACCTGGTTACCCAGACGATCGAGTTCGAGGTGTCGACTCTCTCGCCGACGACTGGTGTGACCATGCATTCGGTTCACAGCCGCTACGTGTGGCCCCATGAACTCGAACTCATGGCCGAGCTGGCCGGGTTACAGAGTCTTGAGCAGTACGGCGGCTACGGCGGCGAGAGCTTCACCCGAGACAGCCAGGTTGTTGTGACGGTCCACATCCGGCAGCACTGA